The following are encoded together in the Vibrio zhugei genome:
- the mutL gene encoding DNA mismatch repair endonuclease MutL — protein MAIQILPARLANQIAAGEVVERPASVVKELVENSLDSGATRIDIDIEKGGAKLIRIRDNGTGIPKDELALALSRHATSKIHNLDDLEAIMSLGFRGEALASISSVARLTMTSRPATQEEAWSAHSEGREMAVKTQPAAHPVGTSVEVLDLFFNTPARRKFLRTEKTEFTHIDELIKRIALSRFDVTFNLRHNGKLVRQYRAAKSPAQEEKRIAAICGNSFVKNMLHVTLDHQGMKLSGWISTPEGARQQNDLQYCYVNGRMMKDRLINHAIRQSYETSLRPDQYATYVLFIEVDPHQVDVNVHPAKHEVRFQQARLVHDFIYQALSSALAQGLYIDEPTHNQAAFSHADEPQVSSQETESLSPVSQQVWQAVDKVPAYPGQSDYRSSTERDQRTSGVSEPAADKSWSSPTQTSPHKASVSSGGKPSTAKRAEEGPSVEEVQVYQHLLETPIASALPDYPKTPKRVTQPVTQKGEVTELGKALDIVHGKYLVMLSNVGCVLVSLERAQWLRVRGQLHAKETPLKSQPLLVPFSIKSTPSDLVSLEKYHHEFSRLGIDLQPKSKQSITVMGVPQPLRQQNLQQLMPDLLSYASSTLDHHDVTLNHDNFAYWLSDQVVSGQADYSLSEGIQLISELELLWEGELPLNDSQFVQKVDFSATIAALNS, from the coding sequence ATGGCGATTCAAATTTTACCCGCTCGTTTGGCAAACCAAATTGCCGCGGGGGAAGTCGTAGAACGACCGGCTTCCGTAGTAAAAGAGTTGGTAGAAAACAGTTTAGATTCTGGTGCGACACGCATCGATATTGATATCGAGAAAGGTGGCGCGAAGCTCATTCGTATTCGTGATAATGGTACAGGGATCCCGAAAGATGAGCTTGCGCTAGCACTGAGTCGCCACGCCACGTCAAAAATACATAATTTGGATGATTTAGAAGCGATCATGAGTTTAGGCTTTCGCGGGGAAGCGCTTGCCAGTATCAGTTCTGTAGCCCGTTTGACGATGACCTCGCGTCCAGCGACGCAAGAAGAAGCGTGGTCCGCCCATAGTGAAGGGCGTGAAATGGCGGTGAAAACTCAGCCAGCAGCACACCCAGTGGGGACCTCGGTCGAGGTCCTCGATTTGTTTTTTAATACGCCAGCACGACGTAAGTTTTTACGAACCGAAAAAACAGAGTTTACTCACATTGATGAGCTGATCAAACGGATCGCGTTAAGCCGTTTTGACGTCACTTTCAATTTACGTCATAACGGAAAACTGGTTCGCCAGTATCGAGCGGCGAAATCCCCAGCACAAGAAGAAAAACGCATCGCCGCTATTTGTGGTAACAGTTTCGTTAAGAATATGCTGCACGTTACGTTGGATCATCAAGGGATGAAATTGTCTGGCTGGATCTCAACCCCAGAGGGAGCTCGTCAGCAAAACGATTTGCAGTATTGCTATGTGAATGGACGCATGATGAAAGATCGCCTCATCAACCATGCCATTCGTCAGAGTTACGAAACAAGTCTGCGGCCAGATCAATACGCCACATATGTGTTGTTTATCGAAGTGGATCCTCACCAAGTTGACGTCAATGTGCATCCTGCGAAGCATGAAGTGCGCTTTCAGCAGGCGCGCCTTGTCCATGATTTCATTTATCAGGCGCTCTCTAGCGCGTTAGCACAAGGGTTATACATTGATGAGCCCACTCATAACCAAGCGGCCTTTTCTCATGCTGATGAGCCACAGGTGTCCTCGCAAGAGACAGAATCGTTAAGCCCGGTATCACAACAAGTTTGGCAAGCCGTGGATAAGGTGCCAGCGTATCCGGGGCAGAGCGATTATCGCAGTAGTACGGAGCGCGATCAGCGGACGTCGGGGGTGTCAGAGCCTGCGGCGGATAAGTCTTGGTCATCGCCAACTCAAACGTCACCGCACAAAGCGTCGGTGTCCAGTGGAGGAAAGCCTTCAACGGCAAAACGTGCCGAAGAGGGGCCAAGTGTCGAAGAGGTACAGGTTTATCAGCACCTATTAGAGACGCCCATCGCGTCTGCGCTTCCTGACTATCCAAAGACACCAAAGAGGGTTACTCAACCTGTGACCCAGAAAGGAGAGGTCACTGAGCTGGGTAAAGCTCTGGATATTGTCCATGGTAAATACTTGGTGATGCTCTCCAATGTCGGGTGTGTGCTGGTGTCATTAGAAAGAGCACAATGGCTGCGAGTACGAGGGCAACTACACGCGAAAGAGACCCCATTAAAAAGTCAGCCTTTGCTGGTGCCTTTTTCGATTAAATCGACGCCCAGTGATTTGGTGAGTTTGGAGAAATATCACCATGAATTTTCTCGATTAGGCATCGATCTACAGCCAAAATCTAAGCAGTCAATTACCGTTATGGGGGTTCCGCAGCCATTGCGTCAGCAAAACTTGCAACAATTGATGCCGGATCTGTTATCGTACGCGTCTTCGACGCTTGATCACCATGATGTCACACTGAACCATGATAATTTTGCTTATTGGTTAAGTGATCAAGTGGTCAGCGGTCAGGCTGATTATTCCTTATCGGAAGGTATTCAGTTGATTTCTGAACTAGAGTTACTGTGGGAAGGCGAGTTGCCTTTAAATGATAGCCAGTTTGTTCAAAAAGTAGATTTTTCCGCGACTATTGCAGCTTTGAATTCATGA
- the miaA gene encoding tRNA (adenosine(37)-N6)-dimethylallyltransferase MiaA, with protein MTKQLPLALFLMGPTASGKTDLAIRLRQTFPVEIISVDSALIYKGMDIGTAKPSAEEQALAPHRLIDILDPSDSYSAADFRRDALLAMDAIVSEGKIPLLVGGTMLYYKALIEGLSPLPAADQKIRQQIEQEALTNGWTMLHDQLQDIDPVSAKRIHPNDPQRLSRALEVYRITGKTLTELTATKGEAIPYRIKQFAIVPKERAELHRRIELRYNKMVEAGFEDEVRALYQREDLHADLPSIRCVGYRQMWEYLDGQGTLDDAIFRGICATRQLAKRQITWLRSWDDLTWLDSGDIDHAFETMSDAIASD; from the coding sequence ATGACTAAACAATTACCTTTAGCCCTGTTTCTTATGGGGCCTACCGCATCGGGTAAAACCGATTTAGCGATTCGTTTGCGCCAGACCTTTCCTGTGGAAATCATCAGTGTCGATTCTGCGCTGATTTACAAAGGGATGGACATCGGTACAGCGAAACCGTCGGCAGAGGAGCAGGCGCTTGCGCCGCATCGTTTGATCGATATTCTCGATCCGAGTGACTCTTATTCCGCGGCAGACTTTCGTCGTGATGCCTTGTTAGCCATGGATGCGATTGTGAGCGAAGGAAAAATCCCTTTGCTGGTGGGCGGCACGATGTTGTATTACAAAGCGCTCATTGAGGGATTATCACCTTTACCGGCCGCCGATCAAAAAATTCGTCAACAAATAGAGCAAGAAGCATTGACGAATGGCTGGACAATGCTGCACGATCAATTGCAAGATATTGATCCTGTGTCGGCAAAACGCATTCACCCGAATGATCCACAACGTTTATCGCGGGCATTGGAAGTTTACCGAATTACTGGTAAAACATTAACAGAGTTAACGGCAACGAAAGGGGAAGCAATCCCTTATCGTATTAAACAGTTTGCCATTGTTCCCAAGGAAAGGGCTGAACTCCATCGTCGGATTGAGTTACGATACAACAAAATGGTGGAAGCGGGGTTTGAAGACGAAGTAAGAGCGTTGTACCAACGCGAGGATCTTCATGCCGATTTACCATCAATCCGTTGTGTCGGTTACCGACAGATGTGGGAATATTTAGACGGACAAGGTACATTAGATGACGCGATTTTTCGTGGTATCTGTGCCACTCGTCAATTGGCCAAGCGACAGATTACCTGGTTACGCAGCTGGGATGATCTAACTTGGTTAGATAGTGGGGATATTGATCACGCTTTTGAAACAATGTCGGATGCAATAGCATCTGATTGA
- the hfq gene encoding RNA chaperone Hfq, with translation MAKGQSLQDPFLNALRRERIPVSIYLVNGIKLQGQIESFDQFVILLKNTVNQMVYKHAISTVVPARAVSHHNGERPAQDRPAEKTEE, from the coding sequence ATGGCTAAGGGGCAATCTCTACAAGACCCATTCTTGAACGCGCTACGTCGCGAACGTATTCCGGTTTCTATCTATCTAGTGAATGGCATTAAGCTACAAGGTCAGATTGAATCTTTTGACCAGTTTGTCATCCTATTGAAGAACACAGTGAATCAAATGGTGTATAAACATGCGATTTCGACTGTGGTTCCTGCTCGCGCAGTGAGTCATCACAATGGTGAGCGTCCAGCGCAGGATCGTCCTGCAGAAAAAACAGAAGAGTAA
- the hflX gene encoding ribosome rescue GTPase HflX, whose translation MFDRYESGERAVLVHINFTQEGEWEDLSECEMLVSSAGVSTLQVITGSRQSPHPKYFVGEGKAQEIASAVAANEADIVIFNHALSPAQERNLEQLCQCRVIDRTGLILDIFAQRARTHEGNLQVELAQLRHISTRLIRGWTHLERQKGGIGLRGPGETQLETDRRLLRDRIKAILRRLEKVSKQREQGRRARNRKEIPTLSLVGYTNAGKSTLFNRITEADVYAADQLFATLDPTLRKVELADIGTAILADTVGFIRHLPHDLVAAFKATLQETQEADILLHVIDASDDRFRENIEAVNDVLAEIDADEVPTLLVMNKIDSLEHQTPRIERDDEGIPRTVWVSAMSGEGIDLLFEALTERLASQMVEHNLLIPPEHQGRIRSIFFQMNCIKQEEYDPEGNLLITVRMQQVDWSRLEKREEADLADFIVT comes from the coding sequence TTGTTTGACCGTTACGAATCGGGGGAGCGAGCCGTACTTGTTCATATCAACTTCACGCAAGAGGGTGAGTGGGAAGATCTTAGTGAGTGTGAAATGCTTGTGTCATCTGCAGGTGTTTCTACGCTACAAGTGATCACAGGCAGCCGCCAATCTCCTCACCCTAAATATTTCGTTGGCGAAGGCAAAGCGCAAGAAATTGCTAGCGCTGTCGCGGCGAATGAAGCTGATATCGTCATTTTTAACCACGCTTTATCCCCAGCTCAAGAACGCAACCTAGAACAACTATGTCAATGTCGAGTGATCGACCGTACTGGTTTGATCTTAGATATCTTTGCGCAGCGCGCAAGAACCCATGAAGGTAATCTCCAAGTAGAATTGGCACAACTGCGTCATATTTCTACACGCCTTATCCGAGGTTGGACTCACTTGGAGCGTCAGAAAGGGGGGATCGGTCTACGTGGTCCTGGCGAAACGCAGCTAGAAACGGACCGCCGTTTATTGCGTGACAGAATCAAAGCGATTTTACGTCGTTTAGAGAAAGTATCGAAGCAACGAGAGCAAGGCCGACGCGCCCGCAACCGCAAAGAGATTCCGACTTTGTCCTTGGTAGGGTATACCAATGCGGGAAAATCGACGTTATTTAATCGCATTACGGAAGCCGATGTGTATGCAGCGGATCAACTGTTTGCGACCTTGGATCCAACACTACGTAAAGTAGAATTGGCTGATATTGGTACCGCGATCTTAGCGGATACGGTTGGGTTTATTCGTCATCTTCCTCACGATCTTGTGGCGGCATTTAAAGCGACGTTACAAGAAACGCAAGAAGCTGACATTTTGTTACATGTTATTGATGCTAGTGACGATCGTTTTCGTGAGAACATTGAAGCGGTGAATGATGTATTGGCAGAGATTGATGCAGACGAAGTCCCAACTCTGCTCGTCATGAACAAAATTGATAGTTTAGAACATCAAACACCTCGTATTGAACGCGATGATGAGGGGATTCCTCGCACGGTATGGGTGTCAGCGATGTCTGGTGAGGGAATTGACCTATTATTTGAGGCATTGACTGAGCGTCTTGCCAGCCAAATGGTCGAGCATAATCTGTTGATTCCACCTGAACACCAAGGACGTATTCGGAGTATCTTCTTCCAAATGAACTGTATTAAGCAGGAAGAATATGATCCAGAGGGCAATTTATTGATTACTGTTCGTATGCAGCAGGTAGATTGGTCTAGACTAGAGAAAAGAGAAGAGGCGGATTTAGCTGACTTTATAGTCACTTAA
- the hflK gene encoding FtsH protease activity modulator HflK has protein sequence MAWNEPGNNNGNNGRDNDPWGNNNRGNKGGRDQGPPDLDEVFNKLSQKLGGKFGKKGNGSNGSSSNGGAIGIGIVALIAVLVWFFAGFYTIGEAERGVVLRLGKYDRIVDPGLNWRPRFVDTVTPVNVQAIRSLRASGLMLTKDENVVTVSMDVQYRVSDPYKYLYVVTNADDSLRQATDSALRAVIGDSLMDSILTSGRQQIRQTTQKTLNEIIDKYDMGISIVDVNFQSARPPEQVKDAFDDAIAAREDEERFIREAEAYKNEILPKATGRAERLKKEAKGYSERVINGAQGQVAQFEKLLPEYKAAPKVTRERLYLDTMEKVYSNTSKVMVDTKSSGNIMYLPLDKLMKQSGKPKQTDNTDSISVYDQIKRESQHADTKIKQSANDASRTSDSRQGRY, from the coding sequence ATGGCGTGGAATGAGCCTGGTAATAACAACGGCAACAATGGCCGCGATAATGACCCGTGGGGTAATAATAATCGCGGGAATAAAGGTGGTCGTGATCAAGGTCCTCCAGATTTAGACGAAGTATTTAACAAACTTAGTCAAAAGCTCGGAGGTAAGTTCGGCAAAAAAGGCAATGGAAGTAACGGGTCGTCTTCAAATGGCGGTGCCATTGGGATTGGTATCGTTGCGTTAATTGCCGTATTAGTCTGGTTTTTTGCCGGCTTTTATACGATTGGCGAAGCAGAACGTGGTGTGGTACTGCGTTTAGGGAAATACGATCGTATTGTTGATCCTGGTCTAAACTGGCGACCTCGTTTTGTCGATACGGTCACTCCGGTTAACGTGCAAGCAATTCGTTCTTTACGCGCATCAGGTCTGATGCTGACGAAAGATGAAAATGTTGTCACTGTCTCAATGGATGTGCAATACCGTGTGTCTGACCCGTATAAATATTTGTATGTGGTTACGAACGCCGATGACAGTTTACGTCAAGCCACCGATTCTGCATTACGTGCCGTCATTGGTGACTCACTGATGGATAGTATTTTGACCAGTGGTCGTCAACAGATCCGTCAAACCACGCAGAAAACCCTGAATGAAATCATTGATAAGTACGACATGGGTATTTCGATTGTGGATGTGAACTTCCAATCCGCTCGTCCTCCTGAGCAAGTCAAAGATGCTTTTGATGATGCCATTGCCGCACGAGAAGATGAAGAGCGTTTCATCCGTGAAGCCGAAGCGTACAAAAATGAAATCTTACCGAAAGCGACCGGCCGTGCCGAACGTTTGAAGAAAGAAGCGAAAGGGTATAGTGAGCGTGTGATTAATGGCGCACAAGGTCAAGTCGCTCAGTTCGAGAAACTCTTGCCTGAATATAAAGCCGCACCGAAAGTGACACGTGAACGTCTCTACCTTGATACGATGGAAAAAGTGTATTCCAACACGTCCAAAGTGATGGTAGATACCAAATCAAGCGGCAATATTATGTACTTGCCTCTGGATAAGCTGATGAAACAATCTGGTAAGCCGAAACAAACGGATAATACGGATTCTATCTCAGTGTATGACCAAATTAAGCGTGAATCTCAGCATGCAGATACCAAAATCAAGCAGTCTGCCAATGACGCATCACGTACTAGCGATTCACGCCAAGGGAGATACTAA
- the hflC gene encoding protease modulator HflC: MRKLMIPAVVVVLALLLMSLFVIPEGQRGIVVRFGKINKDDGGTAARIYKPGIHFKLPLFDRVKRLDARIQTMDGKADRFVTAEKKDVIIDSYVKWRIQDFGRFYLATGGGNSLTAEALLERKVTDVLRSEIGEREIKQIVSGPRNKEVLPDSADSDVVTTEAAKKALKTDGQRDQIMDDVLTDTRESAAKDLGVQVVDFRIKKINLPDEISESIYRRMRAERESVARKHRSQGREKAEVIRAQAELEVSTILAEADKTARVTRGDADAKAAKIYADAYSESPEFFSFLRSLRAYKKSFNSKNDVLVLDPSSDFFKYMKNPQGNTVTK, from the coding sequence ATGCGTAAGTTAATGATCCCCGCAGTGGTTGTTGTATTGGCGTTGTTACTGATGTCGTTGTTTGTCATTCCTGAAGGCCAGCGTGGTATCGTGGTACGGTTTGGTAAAATCAATAAAGACGATGGTGGTACCGCGGCTCGTATCTACAAGCCAGGGATACACTTTAAGTTGCCGTTGTTTGATCGTGTTAAGCGTTTAGACGCACGTATTCAAACGATGGATGGCAAAGCGGATCGTTTTGTTACCGCCGAGAAAAAAGACGTGATTATTGATTCTTACGTGAAATGGCGTATTCAAGATTTCGGGCGTTTTTATCTGGCGACAGGGGGCGGCAACTCACTGACTGCTGAAGCCTTGCTTGAGCGTAAAGTGACGGACGTATTGCGTTCAGAAATCGGTGAGCGTGAGATTAAGCAAATCGTGTCTGGCCCTCGTAATAAAGAAGTCTTGCCTGATAGCGCAGATTCGGATGTTGTGACGACGGAAGCGGCGAAAAAAGCATTAAAAACCGATGGTCAACGTGACCAAATCATGGACGACGTTTTAACGGATACTCGTGAAAGCGCTGCGAAAGATTTGGGTGTACAGGTTGTCGATTTCCGTATTAAGAAAATCAATTTACCTGATGAAATCAGTGAATCGATTTATCGACGCATGCGAGCTGAACGTGAATCTGTGGCACGGAAACACCGCTCTCAAGGTCGTGAAAAAGCGGAAGTCATTCGAGCTCAAGCTGAGCTAGAAGTATCGACGATTCTTGCTGAAGCTGACAAGACAGCACGTGTGACACGTGGTGATGCCGATGCCAAAGCCGCGAAGATTTACGCGGATGCCTATAGCGAAAGTCCGGAGTTTTTCAGTTTCTTGCGTTCACTGAGAGCCTACAAAAAATCGTTTAATAGTAAGAACGATGTACTGGTTCTGGACCCTAGCAGTGATTTCTTCAAATACATGAAAAACCCGCAAGGCAACACAGTAACCAAGTAA
- a CDS encoding SlyX family protein yields MKKLQQRVDDLEYQISFQEQTISDLNDALSQQQFVIAEMKDQMKFVVGKIKSISPNELADPSEETPPPHY; encoded by the coding sequence ATGAAAAAGCTGCAACAGCGTGTTGATGACCTAGAATATCAAATCTCTTTTCAAGAACAGACCATTAGTGATCTCAACGATGCATTAAGCCAACAGCAGTTCGTGATTGCAGAGATGAAAGATCAAATGAAGTTTGTGGTCGGAAAAATTAAATCGATAAGTCCAAATGAACTTGCCGACCCCTCTGAAGAAACCCCACCGCCGCATTACTAA
- a CDS encoding WD40 repeat domain-containing protein gives MKRIFSHFILSLFIILTLNGCFFKSNSVEEWDLEPNGSTAFALSPDGRFALLYSKEHQLVLWDLQKRTQLAELGPQDPQAHTVSLIRISDNDRYAVTATQTNFAVWDLGLAQADGLWSISDGTIRDIDISSDGKQVLLGLSNGKAIYVDLVNGRRIEFLAHREKVNTVALSPNGRYALTGGNDHTAYLWDTRNASIILTLQHEHRVNKVALQRQGAFALTSDDGNDAFIWNLKTGQKQSHLKSFSRQLIFSSARFAHNGRYLLTGTPGSQVAIWDTTSGEKIDQFNTKPQKDARPPRAVVYDVALDKQQRIISATSAGVAEAWEFEE, from the coding sequence TTGAAACGAATATTTTCTCACTTCATTCTAAGCTTATTTATCATTTTGACGCTAAATGGGTGTTTTTTCAAAAGTAATTCAGTCGAAGAATGGGATCTTGAGCCCAATGGATCCACCGCTTTTGCTCTTAGCCCTGACGGACGATTCGCATTACTCTATTCAAAAGAACACCAATTAGTGTTGTGGGATCTCCAAAAAAGAACACAACTTGCTGAACTTGGCCCACAAGATCCACAAGCCCACACCGTGAGTCTCATTCGTATTTCAGATAACGATCGCTATGCCGTAACTGCGACGCAAACCAACTTTGCGGTTTGGGATCTCGGGCTCGCCCAGGCCGATGGATTGTGGTCCATTTCCGACGGCACGATTCGAGATATCGACATCTCCAGTGACGGTAAACAAGTCTTGCTCGGGCTGTCTAATGGAAAAGCCATCTATGTCGACTTAGTCAACGGCAGACGGATTGAGTTCCTAGCACACCGAGAAAAAGTGAATACCGTTGCCCTTTCGCCTAACGGTCGCTATGCGCTGACCGGTGGGAATGACCATACCGCTTATCTATGGGATACCCGAAACGCGAGTATCATATTAACGCTACAACATGAACATAGAGTGAATAAAGTCGCGTTGCAGCGTCAAGGGGCCTTTGCATTGACCTCTGATGATGGCAACGATGCCTTTATTTGGAACCTCAAAACAGGTCAAAAACAAAGCCACTTAAAAAGCTTTTCTCGGCAGCTTATTTTCTCTAGTGCGCGCTTTGCCCATAATGGACGTTATTTACTAACGGGCACGCCCGGAAGCCAAGTCGCCATTTGGGATACCACCAGCGGAGAAAAAATTGACCAGTTTAATACCAAGCCACAAAAAGATGCTCGTCCACCCCGAGCCGTAGTGTATGATGTGGCCCTAGATAAACAACAACGTATTATTTCTGCGACTTCCGCAGGTGTCGCTGAAGCTTGGGAGTTTGAAGAATAA
- the fkpA gene encoding FKBP-type peptidyl-prolyl cis-trans isomerase, translated as MKSLFKVSLLAATVMLAAGCQKEDSKSETKPAAEQASTVQFKSDDEKAAYAIGVSFANYLSTSLEKPKEIGVNLDKDIVLKGIKDSFAGKPGMKEDEARKVLQGLDQRVAKKMKEKQGEEAAKNSKAGEEFRAKFKKEDGVKVTDSGLMYKVLTPGKGTAPKATDTVEVQYKGTLIDGTKFDSSYDRGEAAKFPLNRVIPGWTEGLQLMKPGAKYKFVIPPELAYGKQATPTIPADSTLVFEVELVKVDKQDDTAKSKK; from the coding sequence ATGAAATCATTATTTAAAGTGTCATTGCTTGCCGCTACCGTTATGTTAGCCGCTGGATGCCAGAAAGAAGATTCGAAATCAGAGACTAAACCAGCAGCGGAACAAGCAAGCACCGTTCAATTTAAATCAGACGATGAAAAAGCGGCTTACGCGATCGGCGTATCATTTGCCAACTACCTATCCACCAGTCTAGAAAAACCGAAAGAGATTGGCGTGAATTTGGACAAAGACATCGTCCTAAAAGGAATTAAAGATTCTTTCGCCGGAAAACCTGGTATGAAAGAAGACGAAGCACGTAAAGTACTGCAAGGTCTTGATCAACGCGTTGCGAAGAAAATGAAAGAGAAGCAAGGTGAAGAAGCCGCTAAAAATAGCAAAGCGGGTGAAGAGTTCCGAGCGAAATTCAAGAAAGAAGACGGCGTGAAAGTCACCGATTCTGGCTTGATGTACAAAGTCTTAACTCCGGGTAAAGGCACTGCACCAAAAGCGACCGATACGGTTGAAGTCCAGTACAAAGGGACGTTGATTGACGGTACCAAGTTTGATAGTTCTTACGATCGTGGTGAAGCAGCAAAGTTCCCTCTTAACCGTGTTATCCCAGGTTGGACTGAAGGTCTACAGTTGATGAAACCTGGTGCGAAATACAAATTTGTTATCCCACCAGAGCTTGCTTACGGTAAACAAGCAACGCCAACCATTCCTGCTGACTCAACATTAGTGTTTGAAGTGGAACTGGTGAAAGTGGATAAACAAGACGACACAGCAAAATCTAAAAAATAA
- a CDS encoding ISL3 family transposase, protein MNHTFLSSFWEGFHVVKSAQTSSLITITLKPSTTARCSCGQYVQAIHDYQWRTIKEAMMLGVPVELSVQTRRIKCPDCGIKTESISWLEPFARLTNRLRSYIEQLLPLLPIKHISQMTGVHWHTIKEIDKRRLKNGVPEVNWAELKQLVMDEFALFKGHRYATVIADAKTHQVLWIGVGRSRQDIRPFFELLGQYCQNIEAVAMDMNTAFDLEVQQHCPNARIVYDLFHVVAKFGREVMDRVRVDQANQLKQDKKARQWIKRSRWILLKNRGNLDSKQESYLSEILSMNKDLMVTYLLGSQLKELWRCQSESEARDLWDVWWGQVQESGIKPLMDFARKLKPYLHGIVASACYPLNTCTLEGINNKIKLIKRMGYGYRDTDYFFLKIKAAFPGKPR, encoded by the coding sequence ATGAATCATACTTTTCTATCCTCTTTTTGGGAAGGCTTTCATGTCGTAAAGTCTGCTCAAACGTCTTCTCTTATCACCATTACTCTCAAACCCAGCACAACCGCTCGGTGTTCATGTGGGCAATATGTTCAAGCCATACATGATTATCAGTGGCGAACGATTAAGGAAGCGATGATGCTCGGCGTACCTGTCGAACTATCCGTACAAACAAGGCGTATCAAGTGCCCTGACTGTGGTATCAAAACCGAATCTATTTCTTGGCTTGAACCTTTTGCGCGCCTAACTAACCGCTTACGTAGTTATATTGAACAGTTGCTGCCTCTTCTTCCTATTAAGCATATTTCCCAGATGACGGGCGTTCATTGGCACACGATTAAGGAGATAGATAAGCGCCGACTAAAAAATGGGGTGCCAGAGGTCAACTGGGCCGAGCTGAAACAACTGGTCATGGATGAGTTTGCGCTCTTTAAGGGACATCGTTATGCCACCGTTATCGCGGATGCTAAGACGCATCAAGTGCTGTGGATAGGCGTTGGACGAAGTCGACAAGATATCCGTCCCTTCTTTGAGTTACTTGGTCAGTATTGCCAGAACATAGAGGCGGTTGCGATGGATATGAATACGGCTTTCGACCTCGAAGTGCAGCAACATTGCCCCAACGCTCGCATTGTGTACGACTTATTTCATGTGGTCGCCAAATTTGGTCGGGAAGTGATGGATAGAGTCAGAGTTGATCAAGCGAATCAACTCAAACAAGACAAGAAAGCACGCCAATGGATTAAGCGCTCTCGCTGGATTCTCCTTAAAAACAGAGGCAACTTAGACAGTAAGCAGGAGAGCTACCTAAGTGAGATACTGAGTATGAACAAGGACTTAATGGTGACGTATTTACTTGGCTCTCAGCTTAAAGAGTTATGGCGATGCCAGTCAGAAAGCGAAGCGAGAGACTTATGGGACGTATGGTGGGGGCAAGTTCAAGAAAGCGGGATCAAGCCGCTTATGGACTTCGCAAGAAAGCTCAAACCTTATCTTCATGGCATCGTTGCTTCTGCATGCTATCCACTCAATACCTGTACGCTCGAGGGCATAAACAACAAGATAAAGTTAATCAAGCGAATGGGTTACGGCTATCGAGATACTGATTACTTCTTTTTAAAGATAAAAGCGGCTTTCCCCGGAAAGCCGCGATGA
- a CDS encoding helix-turn-helix transcriptional regulator, which produces MESVHVKPFTEHDKVILSSYEAVVDGIASLIGPFCEIVLHSLEDLNTSAIKIANGENTGRQVGSPITDLALKMLKDIEGSERNFSRSYFTRAKGGVLMKSITVAIRNGDNRVIGLLCVNVNLDAPFSQILNSFLPSQEAQTAASNVNFASDVEELVDQTVERTIEEINADKSVSNNTKNRQIVIELFDKGIFDIKDAINRVAERLNISKHTVYLYIRQRKTEEELCE; this is translated from the coding sequence ATGGAATCTGTGCATGTAAAACCGTTTACGGAGCATGACAAGGTGATTCTGAGCTCTTACGAAGCGGTTGTAGACGGTATTGCTAGCTTAATTGGTCCTTTTTGTGAAATTGTTTTGCACTCATTGGAAGATTTGAATACGTCAGCAATCAAGATTGCCAATGGTGAGAACACCGGGCGTCAGGTTGGCTCTCCAATTACCGATCTTGCTTTAAAAATGCTCAAAGACATCGAAGGGTCTGAGCGCAACTTTTCGCGTTCGTACTTTACACGAGCCAAAGGTGGCGTGCTGATGAAGTCGATTACGGTTGCGATTCGTAATGGAGACAATCGAGTGATTGGCCTGTTGTGTGTGAATGTCAATTTAGATGCACCGTTTTCACAGATCTTGAATTCGTTTCTGCCGAGTCAAGAGGCACAAACCGCAGCATCGAACGTCAACTTTGCCAGTGACGTTGAAGAGTTGGTTGATCAGACAGTAGAGCGCACAATCGAAGAAATTAATGCCGATAAATCCGTATCGAATAACACGAAAAATCGTCAAATCGTGATTGAGCTGTTTGATAAAGGAATTTTCGATATTAAAGATGCGATCAACCGAGTAGCAGAGCGTTTGAATATTTCTAAGCATACGGTGTACCTCTATATTCGTCAGCGTAAGACCGAGGAAGAGCTCTGTGAGTAG